Proteins encoded within one genomic window of Tachysurus vachellii isolate PV-2020 chromosome 16, HZAU_Pvac_v1, whole genome shotgun sequence:
- the LOC132858940 gene encoding histone H2B-like, with amino-acid sequence MPEPAKTAPKKGSKKAVTKTAAKGGKKRRKTRKESYAIYVYKVLKQVHPDTGISSKAMGIMNSFVNDIFERIAGESSRLAHYNKRSTITSREIQTAVRLLLPGELAKHAVSEGTKAVTKYTSSK; translated from the coding sequence ATGCCTGAACCAGCTAAGACCGCGCCCAAGAAGGGATCCAAGAAAGCCGTGACCAAGACGGCAGCTAAAGGCGGCAAGAAGCGCAGAAAGACCAGGAAGGAGAGTTACGCCATCTACGTGTACAAAGTCCTGAAGCAGGTGCACCCTGATACCGGTATCTCCTCTAAGGCCATGGGCATCATGAACTCGTTCGTCAACGACATTTTTGAGCGCATCGCCGGTGAGTCTTCTCGTCTGGCTCACTACAACAAGCgctccaccatcacctctaGGGAGATCCAGACTGCCGTGCGTCTGTTGCTTCCCGGAGAGTTGGCCAAGCACGCCGTGTCTGAGGGCACAAAGGCCGTCACCAAGTACACCAGCTCAAAGTAA
- the LOC132858960 gene encoding histone H3-like has product MARTKQTARKSTGGKAPRKQLATKAARKSAPATGGVKKPHRYRPGTVALREIRRYQKSTELLIRKLPFQRLVREIAQDFKTDLRFQSSAVMALQEASEAYLVGLFEDTNLSIMSGRGKGGKGLGKGGAKRHRKVLRDNIQGITKPAIRRLARRGGVKRISGLIYEETRGVLKVFLENVIRDAVTYTEHAKRKTVTAMDVVYALKRQGRTLYGFGG; this is encoded by the exons ATGGCCAGAACCAAGCAGACCGCCCGCAAGTCCACTGGTGGCAAAGCGCCCAGGAAGCAGCTCGCCACTAAGGCTGCTCGCAAGAGCGCCCCGGCTACCGGCGGCGTGAAGAAGCCTCACCGTTACAGGCCCGGCACCGTGGCTCTGAGGGAGATCCGCCGTTATCAGAAGTCTACTGAGCTGCTTATCCGCAAGCTGCCCTTCCAGCGCCTGGTGAGAGAAATCGCTCAGGATTTCAAGACCGACTTGCGTTTCCAGAGCTCGGCCGTCATGGCCTTGCAGGAGGCTAGCGAGGCGTACCTGGTCGGTCTGTTCGAGGACACCAACCT CAGCATCATGTCTGGTAGAGGTAAAGGCGGTAAGGGACTCGGCAAAGGGGGCGCAAAGCGTCATCGTAAGGTCCTTCGCGATAACATCCAGGGAATCACCAAGCCGGCTATTCGCCGTCTGGCTCGCCGTGGCGGTGTTAAGCGTATTTCCGGTTTGATTTACGAAGAGACTCGCGGTGTGCTCAAAGTCTTCTTGGAGAACGTCATCCGCGACGCCGTCACCTACACCGAGCACGCCAAAAGAAAGACCGTCACCGCCATGGATGTGGTGTACGCCCTGAAACGCCAGGGACGCACTCTGTACGGCTTCGGCGGATAA